The Ornithorhynchus anatinus isolate Pmale09 chromosome 1, mOrnAna1.pri.v4, whole genome shotgun sequence genome includes a window with the following:
- the CIPC gene encoding CLOCK-interacting pacemaker isoform X1: protein MERKNPSRESPRRLLAKLGKVMEMKQLARHFSLATAESDKDSGFSDGSSECLSSAEQMDTEDMLNPLGWTGDDGSRQKPDVGSSSFPALSPMVVMKNVLVKQGSSSSELQSWTVQPSFEVISAQPQLVFLHPSVPPPVSPFHASEKKSDSRNYLPILNSYTKIAPHPVKRSLSLTLEERGEASDRKRTCTDRHRTSLSSLGPTKTDVSPSSPSAVPPDLRLAQDSARQSSSSSLAGGALRTVHSIQLGPSGRLVKGPRLTPEVPPSPPFTVDGSGRGAENTVSPSTPAAPSSPPATMGQLRRTLEAFPEPRQSKHRRFQNTLVVLHRSGLLEITLKTKELIRQNQATQVELDRLKEQTQLLVEAAQSNAPQAWAKLQASLSVSNQARSGLKPSPAQPGI from the exons ATGGAGAGAAAAAATCCATCCAGAGAGAGTCCCAGGAGACTACTGGCTAAGCTGGGAAAAGTGATGGAAATGAAACAACTGGCTCGCCATTTCAGCCTGGCCACGGCTGAATCGGACAAGGATTCCGGATTCTCAG ACGGGAGCTCAGAATGCCTGAGCTCTGCCGAGCAGATGGACACGGAAGACATGCTGAACCCATTGGGCTGGACTGGAGATGATGGGTCTCGGCAGAAACCCGACGTCGGAAGCAGTTCCTTCCCAGCCCTGTCCCCCATGGTTGTCATGAAAAATGTCTTGGTCAAGCAG GGAAGCAGCTCGTCTGAGCTCCAGTCATGGACGGTTCAGCCCTCCTTTGAAGTGATTTCTGCTCAGCCACAGCTTGTGTTCCTTCACCCATCTGTTCCTCCTCCCGTGAGTCCCTTCCACGCTAGTGAGAAGAAAAGTGATTCCAGGAACTACCTACCTATTTTAAACTCTTACACCAAAATAGCCCCACATCCAGTCAAGAGGAGTCTTTCCCTCAccctagaggaaagaggggaagctAGCGATCGAAAACGGACCTGTACAGACAGACACAGGACAAGCTTGTCTTCCCTCGGGCCGACCAAGACTGACGTCTCACCTTCCAGTCCCTCAGCCGTGCCACCAGACCTGAGACTCGCTCAGGACTCTGCTCGGCAGAGTTCGTCGTCCTCGCTGGCAGGTGGGGCCCTGCGAACCGTTCACAGCATTCAACTGGGGCCCAGCGGCCGTTTGGTTAAAGGTCCCCGTTTGACCCCAGAGGTTCCACCCAGTCCCCCCTTCACCGTGGACGGCTCCGGACGAGGAGCCGAGAACACCGtgtcgccgtcgaccccggcgGCTCCCAGCAGCCCCCCCGCCACCATGGGGCAACTCCGCCGCACcctagaagccttcccggagCCACGACAGAGCAAGCACAGGCGGTTTCAGAACACTCTGGTAGTTCTGCATCGGTCTGGTTTGCTGGAGATCACCCTGAAGACCAAGGAGCTGATTCGTCAGAACCAGGCCACCCAAGTCGAACTGGACCGCCTCAAGGAGCAAACGCAGTTGCTGGTGGAAGCTGCACAAAGTAATGCTCCGCAGGCTTGGGCCAAGCTGCAGGCCTCGCTCTCCGTGTCCAACCAAGCTCGAAGTGGCCTAAAGCCATCGCCCGCTCAACCAGGCATTTAG
- the CIPC gene encoding CLOCK-interacting pacemaker isoform X2, whose protein sequence is MYLLILQVSLNSGLAKSKSWWPSTVFFYCLLDGSSECLSSAEQMDTEDMLNPLGWTGDDGSRQKPDVGSSSFPALSPMVVMKNVLVKQGSSSSELQSWTVQPSFEVISAQPQLVFLHPSVPPPVSPFHASEKKSDSRNYLPILNSYTKIAPHPVKRSLSLTLEERGEASDRKRTCTDRHRTSLSSLGPTKTDVSPSSPSAVPPDLRLAQDSARQSSSSSLAGGALRTVHSIQLGPSGRLVKGPRLTPEVPPSPPFTVDGSGRGAENTVSPSTPAAPSSPPATMGQLRRTLEAFPEPRQSKHRRFQNTLVVLHRSGLLEITLKTKELIRQNQATQVELDRLKEQTQLLVEAAQSNAPQAWAKLQASLSVSNQARSGLKPSPAQPGI, encoded by the exons atgtatctgctaattctccaaGTCAGCCTTAATAGTGGGCTTGCAAAATCCAAATCTTGGTGGCCCTCAACAGTTTTCTTCTATTGCTTATTGG ACGGGAGCTCAGAATGCCTGAGCTCTGCCGAGCAGATGGACACGGAAGACATGCTGAACCCATTGGGCTGGACTGGAGATGATGGGTCTCGGCAGAAACCCGACGTCGGAAGCAGTTCCTTCCCAGCCCTGTCCCCCATGGTTGTCATGAAAAATGTCTTGGTCAAGCAG GGAAGCAGCTCGTCTGAGCTCCAGTCATGGACGGTTCAGCCCTCCTTTGAAGTGATTTCTGCTCAGCCACAGCTTGTGTTCCTTCACCCATCTGTTCCTCCTCCCGTGAGTCCCTTCCACGCTAGTGAGAAGAAAAGTGATTCCAGGAACTACCTACCTATTTTAAACTCTTACACCAAAATAGCCCCACATCCAGTCAAGAGGAGTCTTTCCCTCAccctagaggaaagaggggaagctAGCGATCGAAAACGGACCTGTACAGACAGACACAGGACAAGCTTGTCTTCCCTCGGGCCGACCAAGACTGACGTCTCACCTTCCAGTCCCTCAGCCGTGCCACCAGACCTGAGACTCGCTCAGGACTCTGCTCGGCAGAGTTCGTCGTCCTCGCTGGCAGGTGGGGCCCTGCGAACCGTTCACAGCATTCAACTGGGGCCCAGCGGCCGTTTGGTTAAAGGTCCCCGTTTGACCCCAGAGGTTCCACCCAGTCCCCCCTTCACCGTGGACGGCTCCGGACGAGGAGCCGAGAACACCGtgtcgccgtcgaccccggcgGCTCCCAGCAGCCCCCCCGCCACCATGGGGCAACTCCGCCGCACcctagaagccttcccggagCCACGACAGAGCAAGCACAGGCGGTTTCAGAACACTCTGGTAGTTCTGCATCGGTCTGGTTTGCTGGAGATCACCCTGAAGACCAAGGAGCTGATTCGTCAGAACCAGGCCACCCAAGTCGAACTGGACCGCCTCAAGGAGCAAACGCAGTTGCTGGTGGAAGCTGCACAAAGTAATGCTCCGCAGGCTTGGGCCAAGCTGCAGGCCTCGCTCTCCGTGTCCAACCAAGCTCGAAGTGGCCTAAAGCCATCGCCCGCTCAACCAGGCATTTAG